In Sphingobacterium thalpophilum, a genomic segment contains:
- the cmk gene encoding (d)CMP kinase codes for MSGHHNFIIAIDGFSSCGKSTLAKALAKKLKFAFIDSGAMYRAVTLYFIRHKIALDDQEAIESALKDIHIDFIPNAIKTEIHLNDEDISEEIRQMYISDKVSDVSAIKAVRVAMVAQQQKLGSRRNIIMDGRDIGTTVFPDADLKIFMTADPKVRAARRYLELTEKGEDVTLEEVVENLATRDRIDSTRAESPLRQAEDAIVLDNSNLTPEQQLHFVEEEYLKAKAAKVQL; via the coding sequence ATGAGTGGACATCACAATTTTATTATCGCCATAGATGGTTTTTCCTCCTGCGGCAAGAGTACCCTGGCAAAGGCTTTGGCAAAAAAACTGAAGTTTGCCTTTATTGACAGTGGAGCTATGTATAGGGCCGTCACACTCTATTTTATCCGGCATAAAATAGCGCTGGATGATCAAGAAGCGATCGAAAGCGCACTAAAAGATATCCATATTGATTTTATCCCAAATGCAATAAAGACGGAGATCCATCTAAATGATGAGGATATTTCGGAAGAGATCCGTCAGATGTATATTTCTGATAAAGTTAGTGATGTGAGTGCAATTAAAGCTGTCCGGGTTGCCATGGTTGCCCAGCAGCAAAAATTGGGTAGCAGACGAAATATTATTATGGATGGCCGTGATATCGGTACTACTGTTTTTCCAGATGCTGATCTGAAGATTTTTATGACGGCCGATCCTAAAGTACGTGCTGCGCGACGTTATTTGGAGTTGACGGAAAAAGGGGAGGATGTGACGTTGGAAGAAGTCGTGGAAAATCTTGCAACACGTGACCGTATCGACAGTACCCGTGCGGAAAGTCCATTACGACAAGCGGAAGACGCGATTGTTTTGGATAATTCTAATCTGACACCAGAACAACAGCTCCATTTTGTTGAAGAAGAGTATTTGAAAGCTAAGGCTGCAAAAGTCCAATTATAA
- the topA gene encoding type I DNA topoisomerase translates to MAKNLLIVESPAKAKTIEGYLGKDFLVKSSYGHIRDLVKTDDAIDTEKNFEQKYEVPSDKKAVVSELKKLAKAAETVWLASDEDREGEAISWHLFETLGLKDESTKRIVFHEITKPAILKAIDNPRKIDYNLVNAQQARRVLDRLVGFELSPVLWKKVKPSLSAGRVQSVAVRLIVDREREINKFEPEAAFKIVAFFHTGKVKDSFKAELPQRFATEAEATKFLEDCKAALFSVKNLETKPAKRSPAAPFTTSTLQQEASRKLGFSVARTMQVAQRLYESGRITYMRTDSVNLSDTAIEAAEKEIKSAYGNQYHKLRKYKTKTSGAQEAHEAIRPTYFSEHTIDGDASEKRLYELIWKRAIASQMSEAEFERTLAKIDISTRTEDLNASGEVMKFDGFLKVYMESLDDDQDNAMDEDSDNAILPPLAIGMPLTLKNMSATERFTRPPARYTEAALVKKLEELGIGRPSTYAPTISTIQNRGYVVKEEREGKSRDYRVLTLKDAELTAVTKTEITGAEKGKMFPTDIGVVVNDFLVEHFNGIVDFHFTANVEKEFDDIAHGLTEWTKMLHDFYGPFHSEVEDTLVNADRANNERELGVDPVSGKPVSVRIGKFGPLVQIGSPDDEEKPRFASLRKGQMIETITFEDAMELFKLPKKVGLFEDKEMTVAVGRFGPYIRHNSSFYSLPKGVDPLDVTEEEAIQIIKDKRQKDIEKVIRVFDENPDAQIEQGRWGPFIRFGKQNLKIPKGTEIEKITYADVLKWAEADAPKGKATKAKTTEKKTVAKKATAKKAPAKKTTKSK, encoded by the coding sequence ATGGCGAAAAATTTATTGATAGTTGAGTCTCCAGCGAAAGCGAAAACGATAGAAGGGTATTTAGGAAAGGATTTTTTGGTCAAGTCAAGTTATGGACATATTCGCGACTTGGTGAAAACCGATGATGCAATTGATACCGAAAAGAATTTTGAACAAAAGTATGAAGTTCCCTCCGACAAAAAGGCGGTTGTAAGTGAACTGAAGAAATTGGCTAAAGCTGCAGAAACCGTTTGGTTAGCGTCCGATGAGGACCGCGAAGGAGAGGCTATTTCATGGCACTTATTTGAGACTTTGGGATTAAAAGATGAAAGTACAAAAAGGATTGTGTTTCATGAGATTACGAAGCCAGCTATTCTGAAGGCTATTGACAATCCGCGTAAAATAGATTATAACTTAGTAAATGCACAACAAGCGCGAAGAGTTCTAGATCGATTAGTCGGTTTTGAATTATCTCCGGTTCTATGGAAAAAGGTGAAGCCTTCCTTATCTGCTGGACGGGTGCAGTCTGTTGCGGTTCGTCTGATTGTAGATCGTGAGCGTGAAATCAATAAATTTGAACCTGAAGCGGCTTTTAAGATCGTTGCTTTTTTTCATACGGGAAAAGTTAAAGATAGTTTTAAAGCCGAACTTCCGCAGCGTTTTGCAACAGAAGCAGAGGCGACTAAATTTTTGGAAGATTGTAAAGCAGCACTGTTTTCAGTAAAAAATCTAGAAACAAAACCTGCAAAGCGTTCACCAGCGGCGCCATTTACCACATCAACATTACAGCAGGAAGCAAGTAGAAAGCTTGGATTTTCGGTTGCCCGCACCATGCAGGTGGCGCAAAGGCTGTATGAATCAGGACGAATTACTTATATGCGTACCGATTCTGTTAATTTGAGTGATACGGCGATTGAAGCTGCTGAAAAGGAAATCAAATCGGCTTACGGCAACCAGTACCATAAGCTCAGAAAATATAAAACAAAAACATCGGGTGCACAAGAAGCACACGAAGCTATTCGTCCTACTTATTTCTCTGAGCACACCATTGATGGTGATGCATCCGAAAAAAGATTATATGAGCTCATTTGGAAAAGAGCAATTGCTTCCCAAATGAGTGAGGCGGAGTTTGAACGTACATTGGCAAAGATCGACATCTCAACCCGTACCGAAGATTTGAATGCTTCGGGAGAGGTTATGAAATTTGATGGGTTCTTGAAAGTTTACATGGAATCCTTGGATGACGATCAAGACAACGCGATGGACGAAGATAGTGACAATGCCATTCTTCCACCGTTAGCCATTGGTATGCCATTGACTTTGAAAAACATGTCGGCAACGGAGCGTTTTACACGACCTCCAGCACGTTATACGGAAGCTGCTTTGGTGAAAAAATTGGAGGAATTGGGAATTGGCCGTCCTTCAACTTACGCCCCTACGATTTCAACTATTCAAAACCGCGGTTATGTTGTAAAGGAAGAGCGTGAAGGTAAATCGCGCGATTACCGTGTACTGACATTAAAGGATGCCGAATTAACAGCGGTAACAAAAACCGAAATAACCGGTGCCGAAAAAGGAAAAATGTTTCCAACGGATATCGGTGTTGTGGTGAATGACTTTTTGGTTGAACACTTCAACGGTATTGTGGATTTTCATTTTACGGCCAACGTAGAAAAGGAATTTGACGATATTGCGCATGGACTGACCGAATGGACAAAAATGTTGCATGATTTCTATGGACCTTTTCATTCTGAAGTAGAAGATACTTTAGTAAATGCAGATCGTGCGAATAATGAGCGTGAGCTCGGTGTCGATCCTGTTTCCGGAAAGCCCGTTTCGGTTCGTATTGGTAAGTTCGGCCCGTTGGTACAGATTGGTTCTCCCGACGATGAAGAAAAACCTCGTTTTGCTTCCTTGCGGAAGGGACAAATGATCGAAACCATTACTTTTGAGGATGCCATGGAATTGTTCAAATTACCGAAAAAAGTCGGTTTATTTGAAGATAAAGAAATGACTGTCGCGGTTGGACGATTTGGACCTTATATACGTCACAATTCATCGTTTTACTCCTTACCAAAAGGTGTTGATCCTTTGGACGTAACAGAAGAAGAGGCGATACAGATTATCAAAGACAAACGTCAGAAAGATATCGAGAAAGTGATTCGGGTTTTTGATGAAAATCCAGATGCTCAAATCGAGCAGGGACGCTGGGGGCCATTTATTCGTTTTGGTAAGCAAAATCTGAAAATCCCTAAAGGAACTGAGATCGAAAAAATCACGTATGCGGATGTGCTGAAATGGGCTGAGGCGGATGCTCCGAAAGGAAAAGCGACCAAAGCAAAAACAACAGAAAAGAAAACTGTAGCAAAAAAAGCTACAGCAAAGAAGGCTCCAGCTAAAAAAACTACAAAGTCTAAATAA
- a CDS encoding glycerophosphodiester phosphodiesterase family protein: MKDSAKSNSGNFPKLSLEAHRGGRGLYPEESIAAMKNAIDLAKVTTLEMDCHITKDRKVVVFHDDYLNPKFVLKPNGSEISDKDKPLRIYDMLYKDLIKYDIGSKFYKEFPEQKKQVTRIAKLSDLIDSTEAYASVKRKAPIFYNIEVKSKEDKDGIFHPRVEEFVDLMVQVITDKKIASRTVIQSFDSRAIKYLHKAYPQIKVSYLIDANYTKSVEQTIAALGFTPFIISPHYKIATRDFIAQCHKADIKVIPWTVNTKDEIEQLKAVKVDGIISDYPNLF, from the coding sequence ATGAAAGATTCAGCAAAATCAAATTCAGGCAATTTCCCTAAACTTAGTCTGGAAGCACATCGCGGCGGCCGCGGCCTATATCCTGAAGAGTCTATCGCTGCCATGAAAAATGCAATAGATCTGGCAAAGGTGACCACACTGGAAATGGATTGCCACATTACCAAAGATCGTAAGGTTGTTGTCTTTCACGACGATTATCTTAACCCAAAATTTGTATTGAAACCCAATGGCTCCGAAATTTCTGACAAGGATAAACCGCTGAGAATTTATGATATGCTTTATAAAGATCTGATTAAATACGATATCGGATCGAAATTTTATAAAGAGTTTCCTGAACAGAAAAAACAGGTTACGCGTATAGCAAAACTATCAGACCTTATTGACAGTACTGAAGCCTACGCAAGTGTAAAAAGGAAAGCGCCGATCTTTTATAATATCGAAGTGAAGAGTAAGGAAGATAAAGATGGTATTTTCCATCCAAGAGTAGAAGAATTTGTGGACCTTATGGTACAGGTAATCACCGATAAGAAAATTGCTTCACGAACCGTCATCCAATCGTTTGACAGTAGAGCTATTAAATATCTGCACAAAGCATATCCTCAAATCAAAGTTTCTTATCTTATTGATGCAAACTATACCAAAAGCGTTGAGCAAACAATTGCAGCTTTGGGCTTTACACCTTTTATTATAAGTCCGCACTATAAAATAGCTACACGCGATTTTATTGCACAGTGCCATAAAGCGGATATCAAGGTTATTCCATGGACAGTCAATACAAAGGACGAGATAGAACAGCTGAAGGCTGTAAAGGTTGATGGAATTATTAGCGATTACCCCAATTTGTTTTAA
- a CDS encoding patatin-like phospholipase family protein codes for MLEKAFLNRKVTLVLGGGGARGLVHIGIIRRLEELGFEIDEVVGCSIGALVGGIYAQGKMDVLEDWMQRLTKKSVFNMMDFSWKGLGMMKGVKVFNALKSVIPDANIETFPILFKAVATDLNYEKEVVLDFGSMYDAIRASIAIPAVFTAVEEENHVYVDGGVLNPLPINHVTKKENLIIAVNLESKPDKQYSVIKKLDPKTSNSLDILQASYYVMRRKMSRMIVDLYHPDVVVDIPYNICNLWDYHRSEFLVQKGREYIDKALKNKTKAK; via the coding sequence ATGTTGGAGAAAGCTTTTTTGAATCGTAAAGTTACCCTTGTCCTGGGCGGAGGTGGTGCAAGAGGTCTTGTGCATATTGGTATTATTCGACGGCTTGAAGAGCTGGGCTTTGAAATCGATGAGGTGGTAGGTTGTTCAATAGGAGCACTTGTCGGTGGTATTTATGCGCAGGGGAAGATGGATGTTCTCGAAGATTGGATGCAGCGCCTGACGAAGAAATCGGTCTTTAATATGATGGATTTTAGCTGGAAGGGACTAGGAATGATGAAGGGGGTCAAGGTGTTTAATGCCTTGAAATCTGTGATCCCCGATGCTAATATAGAGACTTTTCCAATTTTGTTTAAAGCCGTTGCGACAGATCTAAACTACGAAAAGGAGGTTGTGCTGGATTTTGGGAGTATGTATGATGCCATTCGGGCTTCGATTGCAATTCCAGCTGTATTTACAGCGGTAGAGGAGGAGAACCATGTGTACGTTGACGGTGGTGTACTGAATCCATTGCCCATAAATCATGTAACCAAGAAAGAGAATTTAATCATTGCTGTCAATCTGGAATCTAAACCGGATAAACAATATTCTGTTATCAAAAAACTGGATCCGAAGACTTCGAATTCCTTGGATATTCTACAAGCCTCGTACTATGTGATGCGCAGGAAAATGAGCCGTATGATTGTTGATTTATACCATCCCGATGTGGTGGTGGATATTCCCTATAATATCTGTAACCTTTGGGATTATCACCGCTCTGAATTTTTGGTTCAAAAGGGACGGGAATATATTGACAAAGCATTAAAAAACAAAACCAAAGCAAAGTAG
- a CDS encoding DsbA family oxidoreductase encodes MKIEIWSDIICPFCYIGLTKLELALQQTASKPAAEIIWKSYQLNPDYPEDAPAMPTYDYLVQTKGMSMDDVVAMTSQLSAQGKELGIDLNFEKAIVVNTKKAHRLIHFAQAQQKGTQIKKALFKAHFTDGLDVNNNEVLVTIATQEQLSAQDVKNLLESDEFAYDVAQDIQEGVSLGLRGVPFFVFDRKYAIPGAQPMEVFHNTINECLAGQPAPLERRGEEGPSCDPETGKCE; translated from the coding sequence ATGAAAATAGAAATTTGGTCGGACATTATTTGTCCATTTTGTTATATTGGCTTGACAAAGCTTGAATTGGCTCTTCAACAAACCGCAAGTAAGCCAGCCGCTGAAATCATCTGGAAATCGTATCAGCTTAACCCCGACTATCCCGAAGATGCTCCGGCAATGCCAACCTACGATTACCTCGTTCAAACGAAAGGCATGAGCATGGACGATGTTGTTGCAATGACTTCACAGCTCAGTGCGCAGGGAAAAGAGCTGGGTATTGACCTGAATTTTGAAAAAGCAATCGTTGTAAATACAAAAAAAGCTCATCGTCTGATCCATTTTGCCCAGGCGCAGCAAAAAGGCACTCAGATCAAAAAAGCCTTATTTAAGGCTCATTTCACCGATGGTCTCGATGTAAATAACAATGAGGTTCTCGTCACTATCGCAACGCAAGAGCAGCTTTCCGCTCAGGATGTAAAAAACTTATTGGAATCGGATGAATTTGCTTATGATGTTGCACAGGATATCCAAGAAGGTGTCAGCTTAGGACTCCGAGGTGTTCCTTTCTTTGTATTTGACAGAAAATACGCTATCCCCGGAGCACAGCCCATGGAAGTCTTTCACAATACAATAAATGAATGCCTGGCCGGTCAGCCTGCACCTCTTGAACGCAGAGGCGAAGAAGGCCCTTCATGTGATCCTGAAACAGGAAAATGTGAATAA
- the smc gene encoding chromosome segregation protein SMC has translation MQLTKLEIKGFKSFGDKITINFNDGVTAIVGPNGCGKSNVVDAIRWVLGEQSTKMLRSDKMENIIFNGTKNRKPANLAEVSLTFNNNNNILPTEFSTVTVTRKLFRNGDSEYRLNDVKCRLKDITDLFLDTGVGADSYSIIELKMIDEIINNKDNSRRNLFEEASGISKYKVRKKQTLAKLRDTEADLSRVDDLLYEITKNLKSLENQAKKAEKYTSLKAEYRQSSIDLAYYRIADFSTELERLQTQESKVQKDAVNAQQNILNAETELQILRQTNLEQEKNLSVQQKTTQEFVNKIRGYESEKKIKNEKVKNLQDKENRLNLDINSDKQQLNHVLYTIKRLNEELFDEQNKLDSLKTNLESDKTEVDELRGQQQSAKGKLDIFNKSNAELQAKIYKLEKDLAVFTIQKEALLQESVRNSVDTEAKEAELLQFNSSVMELEGRVEAQQLQYDSANQQEEELQGQINQCQANLEEFKAQLAKDLRLVDAKQNEYNLTKSLVDNLEGFPDSIRFLKKNAGWKKQPPLLSDVLFCQEDYRVAIENYLEPIMNHYVVETQQDAVQAIQLLSDAAKGRANFFVLDAIVDSPSAASAPNDNLMSALDVINVDEKYKALCTMLLQQVFILKHENEKELDEKLPALGQVILQKNGRYSKHHLGLSGGSVGLFEGKRIGRAKNLEVLSQEIKTLNQEIAKLEDKITAETARLDALRGNSQKELIDELRFQLNRLNNELITVKTKQEQYQAFINNSQARKKDIQEKIEGIESDLKIAEPQLQELRLEKEQSIAELSTLQDQFHEISEVLNEKSTAYNQENIAYHQQLNKVSNITKDLEFRETQKDDHEIRVERNSAELVEVQEALRTTIPFEDEEDQDLIAMYEQKIALEDGLKELEDGYYADKQKINNLEDALTQQRRSKEQSDFLVSEIKDKKTGLQIDLNALKERLSVEFNVELKDLIDREDVPEITEDQTTLATKCSKLKKQLDEFGTINLMAKEAFDEMNERYDFINKEKADLIEAKGSLMATIKEIDDTAQVQFMFTFDAVRNNFVKVFRSLFNEEDSCDLVLTDPSNPLDSDIDIIARPKGKRPLSINQLSGGEKTLTSTALLFSLYLSKPAPFCIFDEVDAPLDDTNIDKFNNIIRDFSKNSQFIVVSHNKKTIASTDIIYGVTMVEQGVSRVVAVDLREVA, from the coding sequence ATGCAGTTAACCAAACTAGAAATTAAAGGATTTAAGAGTTTCGGAGACAAGATCACGATCAACTTCAATGATGGTGTCACAGCGATTGTCGGTCCCAATGGATGCGGAAAGTCCAATGTGGTCGACGCCATACGCTGGGTACTGGGGGAACAAAGTACAAAGATGCTTCGCTCCGATAAAATGGAAAATATTATCTTCAATGGAACGAAAAATAGAAAGCCGGCAAACCTTGCAGAGGTTTCGCTGACCTTCAACAACAACAATAATATTTTACCAACGGAATTCTCTACAGTGACGGTCACCCGTAAGCTGTTTCGCAACGGCGATAGTGAATATCGATTGAATGATGTCAAATGTCGTTTAAAAGATATCACGGATCTGTTCCTGGATACCGGAGTTGGTGCCGACAGTTATTCGATCATCGAATTGAAAATGATTGATGAAATTATCAACAACAAAGATAATTCACGTCGCAACCTCTTTGAAGAAGCATCCGGAATCTCGAAGTATAAAGTTCGTAAAAAACAAACTTTAGCAAAGCTGAGAGATACTGAAGCCGATCTTTCCCGTGTGGATGACTTGCTTTACGAAATCACAAAGAATCTCAAATCATTAGAAAATCAAGCTAAAAAAGCTGAAAAATATACCTCCCTTAAAGCAGAATACCGCCAGAGCAGTATCGATTTGGCTTATTATAGAATTGCTGATTTTTCGACCGAATTAGAAAGACTTCAGACACAAGAATCCAAGGTTCAAAAAGATGCCGTCAATGCACAGCAAAATATTCTGAACGCGGAAACTGAACTCCAAATACTCCGCCAGACAAATTTGGAACAGGAAAAAAACCTTTCGGTACAGCAAAAGACAACACAGGAATTTGTCAATAAAATCCGAGGTTATGAATCGGAAAAGAAGATCAAAAACGAAAAAGTCAAAAATCTTCAAGATAAAGAAAACCGACTGAACCTCGATATCAACAGCGATAAACAACAGCTTAATCATGTCCTCTACACCATTAAACGACTGAATGAGGAATTGTTTGATGAGCAAAATAAACTCGATTCGTTAAAAACAAATCTTGAATCGGATAAAACCGAAGTCGACGAATTGAGAGGACAGCAACAATCTGCAAAGGGAAAGCTCGATATTTTTAATAAGAGCAATGCTGAATTACAGGCAAAAATATACAAATTAGAAAAAGATCTTGCGGTATTCACAATTCAGAAAGAAGCTCTTCTGCAAGAATCTGTTCGCAATAGTGTAGATACAGAAGCAAAAGAAGCCGAATTGCTGCAGTTCAATTCCTCTGTTATGGAATTGGAAGGCCGTGTAGAAGCACAGCAGCTACAGTACGATTCAGCAAACCAGCAGGAAGAAGAGCTCCAAGGACAGATTAATCAGTGCCAGGCAAACCTCGAGGAATTTAAGGCCCAGCTTGCCAAAGATCTCCGCCTGGTAGATGCCAAACAAAACGAATACAACCTCACGAAATCCCTTGTTGATAATTTAGAAGGTTTCCCCGATTCCATTCGCTTCCTCAAGAAAAATGCAGGCTGGAAAAAGCAGCCCCCACTCCTATCAGATGTCCTTTTCTGTCAGGAAGATTACCGTGTGGCTATTGAGAACTACCTAGAGCCTATTATGAACCATTATGTTGTCGAAACACAACAAGATGCCGTTCAGGCTATCCAACTATTGAGCGATGCAGCAAAAGGAAGAGCTAATTTCTTTGTTTTAGATGCCATAGTAGATTCCCCAAGCGCTGCCTCCGCACCAAATGACAATTTGATGTCTGCGTTAGATGTGATTAACGTAGACGAAAAGTACAAGGCTTTATGTACGATGCTGCTCCAGCAAGTCTTCATCCTTAAACATGAAAATGAAAAGGAGCTGGATGAAAAGCTACCTGCTCTAGGACAGGTGATTCTACAAAAAAATGGACGTTATTCGAAACATCATTTAGGCCTTTCGGGTGGTTCAGTGGGATTATTTGAGGGCAAACGTATCGGAAGAGCGAAAAATCTGGAAGTGCTATCCCAAGAGATCAAAACCTTAAATCAGGAAATAGCAAAACTTGAAGATAAAATAACGGCCGAAACAGCTCGTTTGGATGCACTGCGTGGCAATTCACAGAAAGAGTTAATCGATGAGCTGCGCTTTCAGCTCAATAGACTGAATAATGAATTAATTACCGTCAAAACAAAGCAAGAGCAATACCAAGCCTTCATCAATAACTCCCAGGCCCGTAAAAAAGATATTCAGGAGAAAATTGAAGGTATAGAATCGGATTTAAAAATTGCGGAGCCACAGCTTCAGGAGCTCCGTCTGGAAAAAGAACAGAGTATAGCCGAATTATCGACTTTACAAGATCAGTTCCATGAAATATCTGAGGTACTTAACGAAAAATCAACCGCATACAATCAAGAGAATATCGCTTACCATCAACAGTTAAACAAAGTTTCCAATATCACAAAAGATCTCGAATTTAGAGAGACGCAGAAAGATGATCACGAAATCCGTGTGGAGCGAAACAGTGCAGAATTAGTTGAAGTGCAGGAAGCTTTAAGAACAACCATTCCATTTGAAGATGAAGAAGATCAGGATCTTATTGCCATGTATGAGCAGAAGATCGCCCTGGAAGATGGTCTCAAAGAATTGGAAGACGGCTACTATGCAGATAAGCAGAAAATCAATAACCTCGAAGATGCTCTGACACAGCAGCGTCGTTCAAAAGAACAGAGTGACTTTCTTGTTTCAGAGATCAAAGATAAAAAAACGGGTCTTCAGATCGACCTCAATGCCTTGAAAGAACGTCTTTCTGTTGAATTCAACGTTGAACTGAAAGACCTGATTGACCGTGAAGATGTGCCTGAGATCACAGAAGATCAGACGACATTGGCAACCAAATGCAGTAAACTCAAGAAACAGCTTGATGAATTTGGAACGATCAATCTAATGGCAAAAGAGGCTTTTGACGAGATGAATGAACGCTATGATTTCATTAACAAAGAGAAAGCTGATTTAATCGAAGCAAAAGGCTCATTGATGGCAACAATAAAAGAAATTGACGATACCGCTCAAGTTCAGTTTATGTTTACATTCGATGCCGTAAGGAATAACTTCGTCAAGGTATTCCGTTCGCTATTTAACGAAGAAGACAGCTGCGACCTGGTGCTCACAGACCCAAGCAATCCGCTGGATTCAGACATCGACATTATTGCAAGACCAAAAGGGAAAAGACCGCTGTCTATCAATCAGCTTTCGGGTGGTGAAAAGACCTTGACTTCAACAGCCTTGTTATTCTCACTCTATCTTTCTAAACCGGCACCTTTTTGTATATTCGATGAGGTGGACGCTCCGTTGGATGATACTAATATTGATAAATTCAATAATATTATCCGGGATTTTTCCAAGAATTCACAATTTATCGTGGTCTCACACAATAAAAAAACGATAGCAAGTACAGACATCATCTATGGCGTAACCATGGTTGAACAAGGTGTATCCCGTGTAGTTGCAGTAGATCTAAGAGAAGTTGCTTAG
- a CDS encoding MFS transporter, with translation MSVILEKGQTIGFYKAIIPIIVSVFGVYLTIGIALGLLPKFVEEKLGYDSFIVGLVIGLQSLATLLTRAYSGKITDTKGAKKSKMSGAILAVLAGSAYVLAVFFQFSSGTALALLLFARVMHGIAESFLVTGALTWGIGLVGPAQSGKVMTWNGIAMYAGIAIGAPLSIWLGRVSGDLSACFLMLLLPMMSWLATIKLPAVAIDKDHIRTPFYKVIGAISGQGLSLAFSSMAFGCIASFIALFFKAMNWGEASLAFMVFGTCYVLTRVFFASFPDRFGGLKIALISLFIEVLGQALIWTATSKMLAIIGCGLTGVGFSLVFPALGVLAIKKVAPQMRGTALGAYVAFVDLSLGLAGPLAGMIAGSFGYQSVYLFGGISCLLSILILICNRK, from the coding sequence ATGAGTGTAATTTTAGAAAAAGGACAAACAATTGGTTTCTACAAAGCCATAATTCCCATTATTGTATCGGTATTTGGAGTCTATTTGACTATTGGAATTGCTTTGGGGCTACTTCCGAAGTTTGTTGAGGAGAAATTAGGATACGACAGTTTTATTGTTGGTTTGGTTATTGGTTTGCAATCGCTCGCGACACTTCTTACACGCGCTTACTCGGGTAAAATTACCGATACGAAGGGTGCTAAGAAGAGCAAGATGTCGGGCGCTATTTTAGCTGTTCTAGCGGGATCAGCCTATGTTTTAGCTGTTTTTTTTCAATTTAGCAGCGGTACAGCGCTTGCATTGCTTCTTTTTGCCAGGGTAATGCATGGTATTGCAGAAAGTTTTCTGGTCACAGGAGCGCTTACTTGGGGCATCGGGTTGGTTGGACCGGCGCAGTCCGGAAAGGTGATGACCTGGAACGGTATTGCGATGTATGCTGGTATCGCTATCGGCGCCCCCCTAAGTATTTGGTTGGGACGAGTATCCGGAGACCTTTCCGCCTGTTTTCTTATGTTATTATTGCCAATGATGAGCTGGCTAGCCACGATAAAACTGCCAGCTGTAGCCATTGATAAAGACCATATCCGTACACCGTTTTATAAGGTGATAGGGGCGATTTCTGGACAAGGGCTTAGCCTGGCATTCTCTTCCATGGCATTTGGCTGTATTGCGTCCTTCATTGCCTTGTTCTTCAAGGCAATGAATTGGGGGGAGGCTTCATTGGCGTTTATGGTTTTTGGGACATGTTATGTGTTGACCAGAGTGTTCTTTGCATCATTTCCAGATAGATTTGGCGGTCTTAAAATAGCTTTGATATCATTGTTTATCGAAGTTCTGGGACAAGCGCTGATCTGGACTGCCACATCCAAAATGCTTGCAATAATAGGCTGCGGACTTACAGGTGTAGGGTTTTCCCTGGTATTCCCGGCTTTGGGTGTGCTAGCCATAAAAAAAGTTGCACCGCAGATGCGTGGTACAGCACTTGGAGCTTATGTTGCGTTTGTGGATTTGTCGCTGGGACTGGCAGGACCATTGGCGGGAATGATCGCGGGCTCGTTTGGTTATCAGTCGGTCTATTTATTTGGGGGAATCAGCTGTCTGCTGTCTATCCTTATATTGATCTGCAACAGGAAATAA